One Candidatus Aenigmatarchaeota archaeon genomic region harbors:
- a CDS encoding nucleotide exchange factor GrpE yields the protein MPRKSKKLEELEKLLEEERKKSEMYLEQYKYLKADFENFRKISEREKEEIVKSANKKIIEDLLEILDDLDSAIGKINGKELEGLVLIRSKLLKILGNYGLKEIECVGKKFDPYYHEVMLTEKSEKEDGIILQELQKGYMLGNKVIRHSKVKISRGDVYGN from the coding sequence ATGCCAAGAAAAAGTAAGAAACTTGAAGAATTGGAAAAATTACTTGAAGAGGAAAGAAAGAAGTCAGAAATGTATCTGGAACAATACAAATATCTCAAGGCTGATTTTGAAAATTTCAGAAAAATTTCAGAAAGGGAAAAGGAGGAAATAGTAAAATCAGCAAATAAAAAGATAATAGAAGATCTACTTGAAATATTAGACGATTTGGATAGTGCAATTGGAAAAATCAATGGCAAAGAATTGGAAGGACTTGTATTGATAAGAAGCAAATTATTGAAAATACTTGGCAATTATGGGTTAAAAGAAATAGAGTGTGTAGGAAAAAAATTTGACCCATACTATCATGAAGTTATGTTAACAGAAAAATCTGAAAAGGAGGATGGAATTATACTTCAAGAATTGCAAAAAGGTTATATGCTTGGAAATAAGGTGATAAGACACTCAAAAGTAAAAATTTCAAGAGGTGATGTTTATGGCAACTGA
- a CDS encoding Hsp20/alpha crystallin family protein: protein MRWSIWDDIRRMQREMDRMFENFLSHEFQSTHLQPVALTENRGDMFPYFREPLSDILEDEKEMLIKMEMPGVEKDDIIITAKDGGLEIKVQRKDEYKEEDKKKGFYRFERRYSGFYRYFPLPDDADAEKISATYKNGILELKIPKKEGKSEKKKRIEVK, encoded by the coding sequence ATGAGGTGGAGCATCTGGGATGATATAAGAAGGATGCAAAGAGAAATGGACAGGATGTTTGAAAATTTTCTATCTCATGAATTTCAATCAACACACTTACAACCGGTGGCATTAACAGAAAATAGAGGAGACATGTTCCCCTACTTCAGAGAGCCGCTTTCAGATATTTTGGAAGATGAGAAAGAAATGTTAATCAAAATGGAAATGCCAGGGGTTGAAAAGGATGATATAATAATTACAGCAAAGGACGGTGGTTTGGAAATAAAAGTTCAGAGGAAGGATGAATATAAGGAAGAAGACAAAAAGAAAGGTTTCTACAGGTTTGAAAGAAGATATTCCGGTTTTTACAGATATTTCCCATTACCAGATGATGCGGATGCAGAAAAAATCAGTGCAACCTACAAGAATGGTATCTTAGAGCTAAAAATTCCTAAAAAGGAAGGGAAGAGCGAAAAAAAGAAAAGAATAGAAGTCAAATGA
- a CDS encoding helix-turn-helix domain-containing protein, whose translation MEELRIKNIRPPINRDPEKDLEWFCETFGILSERDRNKTAFRIFKIFVEKSKKGEKVTINELKDITKLSRTTIVHHLKYLEESGIVVEKKRDYELRRECLHKIVEEVEKDMLRFFDEVKEMAREIDEGFGIKFRNK comes from the coding sequence ATGGAAGAACTGAGAATAAAGAATATAAGACCTCCTATTAATAGAGATCCAGAAAAGGATTTGGAATGGTTCTGCGAGACATTTGGTATTTTAAGTGAAAGAGACAGGAATAAAACAGCCTTCAGAATATTCAAAATTTTTGTTGAGAAGTCAAAAAAAGGGGAAAAAGTTACAATAAATGAACTGAAAGATATAACCAAACTCAGCAGAACTACAATAGTTCACCATCTAAAATATTTAGAGGAAAGTGGAATTGTAGTTGAGAAAAAAAGGGATTATGAATTGAGAAGAGAATGTCTTCACAAGATAGTTGAGGAAGTTGAGAAAGATATGCTGAGATTTTTCGATGAAGTAAAGGAGATGGCACGGGAAATTGATGAGGGTTTTGGTATAAAATTCAGGAATAAATAA
- a CDS encoding multiprotein bridging factor aMBF1 → MECNLCGRETQKIFIIKVEGSQIEVCENCTKYGEIVGELKPKKKMEEKPKEIEIEPKEELIQNYGKIIIEARKKKGLDRKEFARKINERESIIKRVEMELMRPDDKLRKKIENFLEIKLTEIYEKPNIGNKEIKGVLTLGDIVEIK, encoded by the coding sequence TTGGAATGCAACCTTTGTGGAAGGGAAACACAGAAAATTTTTATAATAAAAGTTGAAGGGTCTCAGATAGAAGTTTGTGAGAATTGCACAAAATATGGGGAAATAGTTGGGGAACTGAAACCCAAAAAGAAAATGGAAGAAAAACCAAAAGAAATAGAGATAGAACCAAAAGAGGAATTAATACAAAACTATGGGAAAATAATAATCGAGGCCAGGAAAAAGAAGGGTTTAGATAGAAAGGAATTTGCAAGAAAAATAAACGAAAGGGAATCGATAATAAAGAGAGTGGAAATGGAACTCATGAGACCGGATGATAAGCTAAGAAAGAAGATAGAAAATTTCCTTGAAATAAAACTAACAGAAATTTATGAAAAACCCAATATTGGAAATAAAGAAATTAAGGGTGTTTTAACTTTAGGTGATATAGTAGAGATAAAATAG